The Miscanthus floridulus cultivar M001 chromosome 7, ASM1932011v1, whole genome shotgun sequence genome includes a region encoding these proteins:
- the LOC136463699 gene encoding protein POLYCHOME-like translates to MHEVRTASRPALADISGGGFFIRRVESPGAVLVKGAVKPRARQALSPSSNKENVPPVGAVWVAPKRRSPLPDWYPRTPLRDIKSIVKAIERRSRLQNAAAQQQILWTEDSSQSVDPITPAQAEQGVPTTEGGQAVASPATSLDDPALADLMEKKLSSSLQATPSDCSLQATPSKPNDPALADLMEKKLSSSIEQIEKQSSARRRFRGDYARLVAGRSPSPRLGP, encoded by the exons ATGCATGAAGTGAGGACTGCCAGCAGGCCGGCTCTCGCCGACATCTCTGGTGGTGGGTTCTTTATCAGGAGAGTAGAATCGCCAGGAGCTGTGCTGGTGAAAGGTGCTGTCAAGCCGCGGGCTCGACAGGCCCTGTCACCGTCAAGCAACAAGGAGAATGTGCCACCAGTGGGAGCTGTGTGGGTTGCACCAAAGAGGAGGAGCCCCTTGCCTGACTGGTACCCAAGGACCCCACTCCGTGATATCAAATCAATCGTCAAG GCAATTGAGAGGAGAAGTCGTCTGCAGAATGCTGCAGCTCAGCAGCAGATCCTGTGGACAGAAGATTCTTCCCAATCTGTGGATCCAATAACTCCAGCACAGGCAGAGCAGGGTGTGCCAACAACTGAGGGAGGTCAAGCTGTTGCAAGCCCTGCAACTTCTTTGGATGATCCAGCTCTTGCAGATCTCATGGAGAAGAAGCTGTCCAGCTCCTTGCAGGCCACTCCATCTGACTGCTCCTTGCAGGCCACTCCATCCAAACCAAATGATCCAGCTCTTGCAGATCTCATGGAGAAGAAGCTGTCCAGCTCGATAGAGCAGATCGAGAAGCAAAGTTCGGCTAGGCGGCGATTCCGCGGCGACTACGCGCGCCTAGTCGCTGGGCGAAGCCCGTCGCCGCGACTAGGGCCATAG
- the LOC136463700 gene encoding uncharacterized protein: protein MEHGAQPATVQFLVRSFKDKLPRYTSKDPSKRAMTSTRQMILTSGHERSGFLFAPCCPGRFSVISHKIGLVVSDALVRLIDIAEHDLIEGTRHFGQLLNFRGSSTEHLREHCAAL, encoded by the exons ATGGAGCACGGTGCTCAACCTGCTACAGTGCAG TTCTTGGTGCGCTCATTTAAGGATAAGCTGCCAAGGTATACATCCAAAGATCCTTCCAAG AGGGCAATGACATCCACAAGACAAATGATCCTCACATCAGGGCATGAGCGATCTGGCTTCCTATTCGCGCCGTGCTGCCCCGGAAG GTTCTCTGTTATCAGTCACAAGATTGGCTTGGTGGTCTCAGATGCCCTAGTGAGATTGATCGACATAGCTGAGCACGACCTGATTGAAGGCACAAGGCACTTTG GGCAACTATTAAACTTCCGAGGGAGCAGTACAGAGCACTTGCGGGAGCATTGTGCGGCTTTGTAA